A window of the Lolium perenne isolate Kyuss_39 chromosome 7, Kyuss_2.0, whole genome shotgun sequence genome harbors these coding sequences:
- the LOC127317562 gene encoding protein RKD3 isoform X2 produces the protein MPRLELDGPKLHNSRTVELSKETQFSSQYLFAHDLVLERMDCNEEQSLWPYWPSDWLDNFLLEEEALLSNLPFPSFCCEPLCSTGSAVRQSSTLQEFDTNFEDDVQRYWDDDSRKESEKGLPQLCYSEENGAASNTMTAVPVRPEKVLTFELVSQHFYLPITQAARELNVGLTVLKKRCRELGIPRWPHRKMKSLRALINNVEALQEAGKANDEEQLRAMVEMLEQERRLLEQKPCVELKDKTKRLRQACFKANYKRRRVLALGAGEASK, from the exons ATGCCGAGATTGGAGCTAGACG GTCCGAAGCTGCACAATTCAAGAACCGTGGAGCTGAGCAAAGAAACTCAA TTCTCATCACAGTATTTGTTTGCCCACGATCTAGTTCTAGAGAGAATGGATTGCAACGAAGAACAGAG CTTGTGGCCTTATTGGCCAAGTGATTGGCTTGATAATTTCCTGCTTGAGGAAGAAGCACTCCTCTCCAATCTACCCTTCCCGAGCTTCTGTTGTGAACCATTATGCTCTACTGGCTCCGCCGTTAGGCAGAGTAGCACTCTTCAAG AGTTTGATACAAACTTTGAGGATGATGTACAGAGGTATTGGGATGATGACAGCAGAAAAGAGAGCGAGAAGGGGTTACCACAACTGTGTTATAGTGAGGAGAATGGAGCGGCATCAAACACGATGACAGCAGTCCCTGTTAGACCAGAAAAGGTGTTGACATTCGAGCTTGTGTCACAGCACTTCTACCTGCCAATCACGCAGGCAGCTCGAGAGCTGAATGTCGGGCTCACCGTCCTGAAGAAGAGGTGCAGagagcttgggattcccaggtggccgCATCGCAAGATGAAGAGTTTGCGGGCCCTCATCAACAATGTGGAG GCTTTGCAGGAGGCAGGCAAGGCGAACGACGAGGAGCAGCTGAGGGCGATGGTGGAGATGCTAGAGCAGGAGAGGAGGCTCCTGGAGCAGAAGCCATGTGTTGAGCTCAAGGATAAGACGAAGAGGCTTAGGCAGGCCTGCTTCAAGGCCAACTACAAAAGGAGGCGGGTCTTGGCTCTTGGAGCTGGGGAGGCATCGAAGTAG
- the LOC127317562 gene encoding uncharacterized protein isoform X1 — protein MRRWAPPIPGVAHRRAFAAAAATAASPADELLRQHNRSLAALLRRGRFDAARRLFDAIPARNVVTWNSFLAALARGRDVSAARAFFASMPVRDAVSWNTLLAAYSRSPHPDHLADARRLFDEMPQRDAVTWNTLLGAYVRRGLMGEAEKLFGEMPQRNIASFNTMVTGFFAAGQVNKALDMFDAMPVKDSASLSTMVCGLTKNGRLDEAEELLTKRLRVTDMDKAVDAYNTLISAYGQVGRVNDARRLFDMIPRGQYQPKMGNMRVFERNVVSWNSMMMCYTKTGDVCSARTLFDEMPIKDLVSWNTMIAGYAKVSDMQEAEKLFWEMPDPDVVSWNLIIRGFTHIGEVENARRFFDKMPERGTISWNTMISGYEQNGDYDGTVKLFTRMLEVGGMPDRHTLSSVLAACASLPMLRLGTQLHQLIEKSFLPDTATSNALITMYSRGGALTEAEAIFKQMQTQKDFMSWNALIGGYEHHGRATEALQLFEEMTSARVMPTPITFITLLSACGNAGLVSEGWRVFRTMVHEYGIAARIEHYAALVNLIGRHGELDDALEVINSMPIAPERSVWGSFLGACTAKKNEQLAHMAAKALSKIDPESSAPYVLIHNLHAHEGKWGSASVVREEMERQGVHKHPGYSWIDLHDKVHVFISGDTSHPLIQEIFSVLKGFDMSCRDWS, from the coding sequence ATGCGGCGATGGGCGCCTCCCATCCCAGGCGTCGCCCACCGCCGTGCGTTCGCCGCAGCCGCAGCTACGGCTGCATCCCCCGCCGACGAACTTCTCCGGCAACACAACCGCTCCCTCGCGGCTCTCCTCCGTCGCGGCCGCTTCGACGCAGCCAGGCGCCTCTTCGACGCCATCCCCGCCCGCAACGTCGTGACTTGGAACTCGTTCCTCGCGGCGCTAGCACGCGGCCGCGACGTGAGCGCCGCGCGGGCCTTTTTCGCCTCTATGCCCGTCCGGGACGCCGTGTCATGGAACACGCTCCTCGCTGCCTACTCCCGCTCTCCGCACCCCGACCACCTCGCCGACGCGCGCCGGCTGTTCGACGAAATGCCACAGCGCGACGCGGTCACCTGGAACACCCTCCTCGGCGCCTACGTGCGCCGCGGGCTCATGGGCGAGGCTGAGAAGCTATTCGGTGAGATGCCGCAGAGGAACATCGCTTCTTTTAACACGATGGTCACCGGGTTCTTTGCTGCTGGCCAGGTGAACAAGGCCCTTGACATGTTCGATGCGATGCCTGTCAAGGACTCCGCCTCGCTGAGCACGATGGTGTGTGGGTTAACGAAGAACGGCCGGTTGGATGAGGCAGAGGAGCTGTTGACAAAGCGCTTGAGGGTGACGGACATGGACAAGGCTGTTGATGCCTACAATACGCTGATTTCTGCGTATGGTCAAGTTGGGAGGGTGAACGACGCTAGGAGATTATTTGATATGATTCCCAGAGGTCAGTACCAGCCCAAGATGGGCAACATGAGGGTCTTTGAGAGGAATGTTGTGTCATGGAACTCAATGATGATGTGCTATACAAAAACCGGAGATGTTTGCTCAGCAAGGACACTGTTTGACGAGATGCCGATTAAGGACCTCGTATCATGGAATACTATGATTGCTGGGTACGCGAAGGTGTCAGATATGCAGGAAGCAGAGAAACTGTTTTGGGAAATGCCTGACCCTGATGTAGTGTCTTGGAATTTAATAATACGAGGATTCACACACATAGGCGAAGTTGAGAATGCCCGTAGGTTTTTCGATAAAATGCCAGAGCGTGGGACCATTTCCTGGAATACAATGATATCAGGTTATGAGCAAAATGGGGACTACGATGGTACAGTCAAGCTATTTACACGTATGCTAGAAGTTGGTGGGATGCCTGATCGGCACACCCTCTCTTCCGTTCTAGCAGCATGTGCGTCGCTCCCTATGTTGCGCCTTGGAACTCAGCTCCACCAACTTATTGAGAAGTCGTTTCTGCCAGATACTGCAACTAGCAATGCCCTTATAACAATGTACTCCAGAGGCGGGGCACTAACCGAGGCGGAAGCCATCTTCAAGCAGATGCAAACGCAAAAAGATTTCATGTCTTGGAATGCACTGATAGGAGGTTATGAACACCATGGTCGAGCTACAGAAGCTTTGCAACTTTTCGAAGAAATGACGAGTGCCAGGGTTATGCCAACACCCATAACTTTCATTACTCTCTTGAGTGCATGCGGAAATGCTGGCCTTGTCTCTGAAGGATGGAGGGTTTTCCGCACCATGGTTCATGAGTATGGCATTGCTGCTAGGATTGAGCACTATGCAGCACTTGTCAATCTCATAGGTCGACATGGTGAGCTTGATGATGCATTGGAGGTAATCAATAGCATGCCAATTGCTCCAGAACGATCTGTGTGGGGATCTTTCCTCGGAGCCTGTACGGCGAAGAAGAATGAACAACTGGCTCACATGGCTGCAAAGGCATTGTCCAAGATTGACCCTGAGAGTTCTGCTCCATATGTTTTGATTCATAACTTGCATGCTCATGAGGGGAAGTGGGGAAGTGCGTCTGTTGTAAGAGAAGAGATGGAACGTCAAGGTGTTCACAAGCATCCTGGGTACAGCTGGATTGATCTGCATGACAAGGTGCATGTCTTCATCTCAGGGGATACCTCGCATCCCCTTATCCAGGAGATTTTTTCAGTCCTAAAAGGTTTCGACATGTCATGCCGAGATTGGAGCTAG